In Arachis hypogaea cultivar Tifrunner chromosome 2, arahy.Tifrunner.gnm2.J5K5, whole genome shotgun sequence, a genomic segment contains:
- the LOC112753975 gene encoding 4-hydroxy-tetrahydrodipicolinate synthase, chloroplastic, producing MAAMLKSYSSTACFPASGFTVFRSNNATNASNKRSSNWKPPQAAIIPNLHLPMRSFEVKNRTSTEDIKCLRLITALKTPYLPDGRFDLEAYDDLVNKQIENGVEGIIVGGTTGEGQLMSWDEHIMLIGHTVNCFGSKIKVVGNTGSNSTREAIHASEQGFAVGMHAALHINPYYGKTSLDGMISHFESVISMGPTIIYNVPSRTGQDIPPHVIQTLAQSATLAGVKECVGNDRIKQYTDDGIVVWSGNDDQCHDARWGYGATGVISVTSNLVPGLMRDIMFAGKNPTLNSKLLPLMDWLFQEPNPIGLNTALAQLGVVRPVFRLPYVPLPAEKRIEFVNLVKQIGREHFVGDKDVQVLDDDDFILVGRY from the exons ATGGCGGCGATGTTGAAGAGTTATAGTAGCACTGCGTGCTTCCCTGCTTCTGGTTTCACTGTTTTTCGCTCCAACAATGCCACCAACGCCAGTAACAAGag GAGCTCAAACTGGAAGCCTCCACAGGCAGCTATCATACCCAATTTGCATCTCCCAATGCGCAGCTTTGAGGTGAAAAATAG GACATCAACTGAGGACATAAAGTGTCTGAGATTGATAACTGCGCTCAAAACTCCGTACCTACCTGATGGCCGATTTGATCTAGAAGCGTATGATGATTTGGTGAACAAGCAAATTGAAAACGGTGTAGAAGGTATTATTGTTGGTGGCACAACTGGTGAAGGCCAATTAATGAGCTGGGACGAACACATCATGCTTATCGGGCACACGGTCAATTGTTTTGGCAGTAAAATCAAGGTTGTTGGTAACACCGGAAGTAACTCCACGAGGGAAGCAATCCATGCCAGTGAGCAGGGTTTTGCAGTTGGAATGCATGCTGCCCTTCATATAAACCCTTACTACGGCAAAACCTCCTTGGACGGTATGATTTCTCACTTCGAAAGCGTGATTTCCATGGGCCCTACAATCATATATAATGTTCCTTCGAGGACTGGTCAAGATATTCCTCCTCATGTGATTCAAACCTTGGCTCAAAGTGCTACCTTGGCCGGTGTCAAGGAATGTGTTGGAAACGATCGGATCAAACAGTACACGGATGATGGCATTGTTGTGTGGAGTGGCAACGATGATCAATGCCATGATGCTAGATGGGGCTATGGTGCCACCGGAGTGATATCTGTCACCAGCAACCTTGTTCCTGGTTTGATGCGAGACATCATGTTTGCAGGGAAGAATCCAACATTGAATTCAAAGCTCCTTCCTCTGATGGACTGGCTTTTCCAGGAGCCAAACCCGATTGGTTTAAACACAGCTCTTGCCCAACTTGGGGTTGTCAGACCGGTTTTCAGGCTGCCGTACGTGCCGCTCCCTGCGGAGAAAAGGATTGAGTTTGTGAACTTGGTGAAGCAAATTGGCCGAGAACATTTTGTTGGAGACAAAGATGTTCaggttcttgatgatgatgattttatctTAGTTGGTCGATATTAG